The Nicotiana tabacum cultivar K326 chromosome 14, ASM71507v2, whole genome shotgun sequence genome contains a region encoding:
- the LOC142168864 gene encoding putative F-box/FBD/LRR-repeat protein At5g44960: MRYSQILSYLSYEEATHMRILSKTWLQAWLTHPKLEFTFDFHKGNMKIVDKVMERYGETKIPIDKFELWMFSSKSRCGEVFPLIDKWIDIALQNGAKDLVYRDTSSTDPLYPLPIFTILAAKSLTKLVLTRCDLMHLSLPGGVVNCNSLRELSLLQTLLTSCPLIVNFIIEHCTELKKIELLTLQKIKSQFLESLKLDYASKGPERFNIGSQSLKDFKIKNCEGIEEIDAPNLLSFEYTEGQIPKLETAKKSSQLMHTKIVFYCWNNLDAAWFCKLRNFLSNWTSCSKVFLYFSEFNEINTKELKLHHRVSTPQVDVLDIASLRPSRECATFLDALLWSCHPKKLKLRSTAKMISYFIDRLTYMKNSSHSTSHESKSWHSQLKEVKAYTFDGENRRVELRSGDRAIRTLTESVTVCFLLDW, encoded by the exons ATGCGTTATTCACAAATCCTCTCTTACCTTAGCTATGAAGAAGCAACGCATATGAGAATTCTCTCCAAAACATGGTTACAAGCCTGgttaactcatcccaagttggaATTCACCTTTGATTTTCACAAAGGCAATATGAAAATTGTGGACAAAGTCATGGAGAGATACGGGGAAACAAAAATCCCTATAGacaagtttgaattgtggatgTTTTCATCAAAGTCTCGTTGCGGTGAAGTTTTCCCTCTTATTGATAAGTGGATTGACATCGCTCTTCAGAATGGTGCAAAAGATCTAGTTTATAGAGATACTAGCTCCACGGATCCATTATACCCCTTGCCCATTTTCACTATCTTGGCAGCAAAGTCTTTAACAAAATTGGTTCTAACGCGTTGTGATTTGATGCATCTTTCATTGCCTGGTGGGGTGGTAAATTGTAATTCTTTGAGAGAGCTTTCTCTGCTTCAAACTCTACTCACTAGTTGTCCCTTGATTGTTAATTTCATCATTGAGCATTGTACTGAGTTGAAAAAGATTGAGTTGCTGACTCTTCAAAAGATCAA ATCTCAGTTCCTTGAGAGTTTGAAATTAGATTATGCTTCTAAAGGGCCGGAAAGGTTTAACATTGGGAGTCAATCTTTAAAGGACTTTAAGATTAAGAACTGCGAGGGCATAGAAGAGATTGATGCTCCAAATTTGTTATCATTTGAGTATACGGAAGGTCAAATTCCTAAACTTGAAACTGCAAAAAAGTCAAGCCAATTGATGCACACAAAGATCGTTTTTTATTGTTGGAACAATTTAGATGCTGCATGGTTTTGTAAGTTGAGGAATTTTCTATCAAATTGGACCTCTTGTTCTAaagttttcctttacttttccgAATTCAATGAGATCAACACCAAAGAATTGAAACTGCACCATAGAGTTTCTACCCCTCAAGTGGACGTGTTGGATATAGCTTCTTTAAGGCCCTCTAGGGAGTGCGCAACATTTTTGGATGCTTTGTTATGGAGTTGTCATCCTAAGAAACTCAAACTTCGGTCAACAGCCAAAATGATTTCATATTTTATTGATCGTTTAACGTATATGAAGAATTCGAGTCATTCTACTTCTCATGAAAGCAAGTCTTGGCATAGTCAATTAAAAGAAGTAAAAGCCTACACATTTGATGGGGAAAATCGGCGTGTGGAACTCAGAAGTGGGGATCGGGCAATAAGGACCCTTACGGAGAGTGTGACAGTTTGTTTTTTATTAGATTGGTGA